The following nucleotide sequence is from Polyodon spathula isolate WHYD16114869_AA unplaced genomic scaffold, ASM1765450v1 scaffolds_1736, whole genome shotgun sequence.
aaaaaaaaaaaaaaactgctgctcaAACGAAGAACCGAACAGCCTCCGCGCTAAAAACAACCGACGAAGTTTAATTTTAAAGCAAATACGCGTTTTACCGGCGTGCCGTTGTAAAACTATTCAacagaaaactttttaaaatgagggCTTGAAACTCGCTCAGCAAAACAAACTACGAGAGAGGCAGCGGAGAAAACGTATTAGACTTTTACCAAtgctaaataaactaaataaacagataaCTAAATGAGCATGTATGTATAAATATACCTGATCGCAGCGAGGTGCAGCTGCACCGGCACTGAAGCGCCTTCAAACACAGCCGACATACCGGGGAGGGGGGGCTTAATACCGACTtaaaacctgcaaaaaataaaccctccaaaaacacacagagacgaaCGGGGAGGCCGGTTATATCCTCAAACCCGGCCCGCACACTATCATCGGCCGCCGGGTCTGTTCAAACCGCTACAGACTGTGTTTAACCCGAGATTTTAAGTCGACTTCgtttctttttattcttctttttcttcttcttctcgctgctgctgctgcggtcGCTCGCTGTAATGCTTCCCTCCGGGAAACAGCGTCTCCGGTGCAGAACCGGTCCGCTCATGCTGTAcctccacacagcacagcccGGGCCGGCTTTACTGTTACACTTTAAACAGGCCAGATGCAAAGAGCGCCTGAGCTGGGTGACTTTTATATAGCTGGGCAATATAATAGCAgcgtgtgtgtattattattattattattgttattattattattattgttgttgataTACAACCCAGATAAAgtcaaaatcaaatttaaatgtttgcttttgcCTTACTGTCTCTaggatattttttaaagtgataaTTTAACTCAATTTTAGTTGTcgggcaataataataataataataataataataataataataatatcacggAGGGTGCAGTGCGCTCTCCCGTCCGGCAGGTGGCGCGCTGCAGTTTgccgtgtgcgtgtgcgtgtgcgtgtgcgtgtgcgtgtgtgactcgggtctgggtttttttttttttttttttcccctgtccaATCGCGTCGCGTTGGTTTCGGGTCTGTATAAAAGCTCAGGAGACGCGCTTCCCTTCCTCTTTGGACGCGCCGCGCAATGGAGGTGAGAGCGAGTGTGCGAGTTTATTAATGCAGCGCGCCTGGAAACAGCATAGCCATATCCAGCGCTGAAAGATGCATTGTGTGTGATTTGAAGCGCAGCTCCCAGTCTGTTTTTGGGTTTAGatgcagcagagagagagagagagagagggagaggagaggagaggagagggacacCACGTGTCTGCCGAATGCAAAGTTATATTGCTGTTTTGCTAAAGCAGGATCTCTCTTAACTCTTGCAACTAAGCGCAGTTTGTCTAAGGTGTGATGCGTAAATGCAACGCTGTATTCAATTGCATTACTTCCAGCGCAGCGAGTTTTGTTTTGGATGCAAACCCGCATTGCGTTTAGAGAATGAATACAACTTTATTGTTTGTATATCGCGTTACAGACCGTGCACTTAAAaaaagcaatgtatttaaattattcttCAGCTGTGTAATATCAATTTAGCTATTCTGCTTATAATCAATATATCGAAAATGCAAGTACGTTTATTtaagtgaaatttaaaaaatatatacattatatctCAAAGCCTCCATTTCTTGGCACACGCGTTGGTTGCGCAGTACCCGTGTGTGATTGTCCGGAGGCAGAGTGAGTTTTGTCGGCGCAATGTCTTCGGTACCAGCGAGTTTCTCCCATCTCCTGGTTCTATCCTCAATCGCCGACACAGTTCGACCCGTCCTGCTCTGTATTCTGGTTCTATCCTCAATCGCCGACACAGTTCGACCCGTCCTGCTCTGTATTCTGGTTCTATCCTCAATCGCCGACACAGTTCGACCCGTCCTGCTCTGTATTCTGGTTCTATCCTCAATCGCCGACACAGTTCGACCCGTCCTGCTCTGTATTCTGGTTCTATCCTCAATCGCCGACACAGTTCGACTCCTACTGCTCTGTATTCTGGTTCTATCCTCAATCGCCGACACAGTTCGACCCGTCCTGCTCTGTATTCTGGTTCTATCCTCAATCGCCGACACAATTCGACTCCTACTGCTCTGTATTCGTCAGGCACGTCTCCAAACGAAACTGAATCGCGTGTATAAAAAAAGGTGCTGTTAACTCTTGTGAATGCTGCTTTCTCCCCGCAGGTTTGCACAGAGACCCGGTCACCGGAGAGACCCAGGTAACGTATAACTTCGTTTTTAAGACGATTAATTTGTGTACAGAGGATCCATTAGTTGTGGGACTGGAGACGAGAACTGGCGCATTTTCATTTCCATTGAAATGACGCGTATATATAGTGGGTCAAATTCTTTATATTGGCAGTTTTGTAAAATGGACCTGGTTTTGTTTACTGCCTGCATTTCGGTTAGCCAGCTCTCTCCTTGCGTGCGCAGTTAATGCGTGCAGATCTGCGGTCGTGTCTCTGCGTGGGAGACCCCACGCCTCCATTTCTTGGCACACGCGTTGGTTGCGCAGTACCCGTGTGTGATTGTCCGGAGGCAGAGTGAGTTTTGTCGGCGCAATGTCTTCGGTACCAGCGAGTTTCTCCCATCTCCTGGTTCTATCCTCAATCGCCGACACAGTTCGACCCGTCCTGCTCTGTATTCTGCAGATCCCCTTCGGTCGTTGCATGTAGAATTAACAACTTTGTAAAACTGTTTGCATGTGAACCGAGTTCGAAGTCGCCaaaactatatattaatataaacaatttgcttaaaaaaaaaagcatcctgcGTTTTGAAATTAATTGCGTGTGAAGTGTGTTGGTCAGGAATATTAAATTAAACCGTCTCCCGTTTTTGTTTCCCCAGATTTCCAGTCCCGGCGGATTTGATTTCATCCACACGGCAGATCAAAACTGCAGAAGCAACGCTATTATTGTGACTTGTATATGAACACGATGGAAGGGAGGGGATGCCCAGAGGAATTAAACCTCCGGCGAGGTGGCTGTGTGATCCACTCCCACACCAAGCTGGAAAATGCATTCTAGTAATGACTTTTGTATAATAACAAACTTCTTTctgtatatatcaaatatatatattttcacaaataaagtgctttattttcataaaaacaagATGTTTCTTTACTTGAACACAACCAAAGTTTTACACCAGCAGTTAAGTGATGTTGGTAAAGTATGTAGGTATTTTTAAATAACGCATTGGCGATGCAGCTCGATGCGTGAGATTTACTCTGAAGGCATTAGAAATATCATCCGAGCACCCTCGAAATAGGTCGAGGAGAGTCCATCCCTAGCAACAGCAGCCCGTTGCTAGGGAGGATGCTCAAGCACTCGGGTTAAGTTAAAACTCGGGGTGTGAAGTTCAGCataatccattttttttctttattattcttatttaaagaaagcaaactCCTGTTTTAAACGGGAACAGATCACACATTCTCGTCATAAATATCTGTGATTCACATTATCCATTCTCTGGCGTATTAGTGGCTTTATTGACAGTGTCGCTGGCACTCCTTTTAGTGTGTTTACCctgctgtatttatatacattatataatatatagatagtgTATATATATGAGGGAGAGATGTACTAATTGTGTGGTACAATCCTGTAGTTCACGCAAATATGACTTTTTTTCTGATCTGTGAcgtcattaataataatacagtaaaattttttttttttttgatattttgttatttCGTAGTTCAAGCCATTGCCTGGCGTTTGGAAAGCTAAGGGTTACTTTTAAAGACACTCCCTCGGTCGATGTGTGGTCAGAGGCTGGCTGGctgcgctatatatatatatatatatatatatatatatatatatatatatatatatatatatataatgtgttatttaataataataataataataataataataataaaaaggccgAGTTGACGTTTCACACCGAACTAATCGAaggaaaacacacttttcaaagaAGGTCGGTAGCCCGTTTTGTCTCACTTTTCATTTATTCTGAACTGATCCAATCATTATGAAACACGGACGCCATTAAGCGAgttcagttatttttgtttgtttgtttgtttttctcgcGCTAGTCGTAAACAAAACGCAAAACTGActtcaccaaaataaaaacaaaacaaaaaaaaaacaaacaaaaacaaattctaaatgATGTGGTCGCACAGAAATGTGAATAACTGATCAGTAAATTCAGTTCCAGCTGCGTGGATAAAGCCGTGTTGCAAACATGCTGCACTGCACGCATTACACTGTCCAGAACTGAAGCTATATAAGGTCCGTTTTCTTATGCAGTGCGCATTGGATAACATCTCTCCAGCGGGGGCTGTGGTCTGTGCCGTGGCTTGCAGACCGGACTCTTCTCATAATTAAACAAAGGCACGGCTCTGTTGTTCTTTTGGCGAGGCTGTAATCGCGGGTGTTGGGTGAGGTGAGAGTTACCGTACTGAGTAATGTTTGATTGACTCGGGTGTGACTCGGGTGTGACCCGGGCTATCGGCTGAGAAATGGAATCTGAAACTAAAACGGTCTGGAGATCTGGGCTTTGAACAGCCGGGTGAGGAAGCGGACAGGGAGCTGGAGGGGGCCAGGGGGGCGCTGGGCAGAGCTGGGGGGCTCCCTGGGAGCTGGGGTGGGCGCTGGGCAGGCGCTGGGCAGAGCTGGGGGGCTCTCTGGGAGCTGGGGTGGGCGCTGGGCAGAGCTGGGGGGCTCTCTGGGAGCTGGGGGCGGGTGCTGGGCAGAGCTGGGGGTATTTAATAAACCAATACCTACAACTACACCTGAATAACCCCGTGTAAATAAACGCAGCGGCGCTGTCTGGTACTGAAGAAGGGGGAGGCACGCTGATCTGCGGCGAACGCGGTGTTTGATTCAGACCTCATTCACACACGCGTGGCATCGCGTTTACAGATTCTGTGCGCCGGTACAAACGCAGCGGTTTGCCAGCGGAATACGCTGGCACCTTAAATATAGCAAGATTTCCCCAGCGCTAATGCATAGTGTAGGTACAGACATTTTTATGACAattttgcagggtttttttttttcccttggctTGTGACACTTTGCAAAGTTCTTACAGTGCTGTAAAACGTGTGCACCGTGTGCTTTCCAGGGGCTTTGCAAACTGCGTGGAGGCGCTGGGGTTTGATCGAGGGGACTGGCGAGGCGCGACCCGAAAGCGCATGCAAACACGTGGCGCTGACCCCCGGCGCGCAGAGGAAAAGTCGCTTTGACACTAGGACGCAAAGCCGGAAGGAGACGGATCCCTGAAGCCAACGCGAAGGAAGATGGCACCAATACtcgtaattcattttaaatgattttataaaattaatttactttccTTCTTCTCAACACAAGCAATGTTTGCATTAGTTCCTCTTCTTtgaaggagcgctgaccatctttaaaatccattctctcacctcttactGGCTTTactaacaggatcactgacccctccatTTAAGGGAATGCATTGACCATAGTTTATtctggtttgctgtgtttattaatatgctttaccagacctctctgtgctttacaatgcttccctgtgctttaccagacctctctgtgctttacaatgcttccctatgctttaccagacctctctgtgctttacaatgcttccctgtgctttaccagacctctctgtgctttacaatgcttccctgtgctttaccagacctccctgtgctttacaatgcttccctatgctttaccagacctctctgtgctttacaatgcttccctgtgctttcccatTCCTCGCTGTGCTTGTACTATGGGAGACTTGTAGAAGGGTCTGTGTATCTTTCTCTGTGTATGGCTCTGATCCACCAGCGTGTGTTAATCTGCACTCCGTGTTTTGCAGTGGAAAGACGATGACGAGCCGGAGCCAGGAGACCTGATCGAGATTTTCAGGACAGGTTATAAACACTGGGCGCTCTACGTGGGCAGAGGATACATCGTCCACGTAGCCCCTCCCTGTAAGAGACCCACAGTGACAGCATGGAACCATGTGATAaaacataggcaagcactgtaaagcacagagaggcatggtaaagcatagggaagcattgtaaagcacagagaggtctggtaaagcacagggaagcattgtaaagcacagagaggtctggtaaagcacagggaagcattgtaaagcacagagaggtctggtaaagcacagggaagcattgtaaagcacagagaggtctggtaaagcacagggaagcattgtaaagcacagagaggtctggtaaagcatagggaagcattgtaaagcacagagaggtctggtaaagcatagggaagcattgcagcTAAGCATTGTACTCATTTCCAAAAAGGAGTTCAAACagattattactgttattattattattattattattattattattattattactgttattattgttattattattattttatcattattattcttcTTGTTTTCCCATGTGAACTCAGCCCTGCTCGATTCTGTTTTGCTGTGTTCCCCAGGCGAACTGGCTCAGCCCAGTGCTTCCAGTTTAATGTCGGTGGTTTGCGAAAATGCTGTGATCAGGAAGGACCTCCTGTGGGAGGTGGCGGGGGGGGACCACTACCGCGTCAACAACAAACTGGACAGCAAATACCGCCCGCTGCCCGTCAACAAGATCGTGCGGGAGGCAGAGCGGCAGGTGGGCAGGGAAGTGCCCTACAGCCTGGCAACCAGGAACTGCGAGCACTTCGTCACAGACCTGCGATACGGCTGCCCAGAGTCCCAGCAGGTGAGCACAGAGCTGAGAAACACGAGGGACAGCTCTACAGCAAACAGAgcacaggggagcattgtaaagcacagagaggtgtggtaaagcacagaggaggtccagtaaagcatagggaagcattgtaaagcacagagaggtctggtgaagcacagggaagcattgtaaagcacagagaggtctggtaaagcatagggaagcattgtaaagcacagagaggtctggtaaagcatagggaagcattgtaaagcacagagaggtctggtaaagcatagggaagcattgtaaagcacagagaggtctggtaaagcatagggaagcattgtaaagcacagagaggtctggtaaagcacagggaagcattgtaaagcacagagaggtctggtaaagcacagggacgcattgtaaagcacagagaggtctggtaaaagcaGCATGATCAAATGGTAATGTTAAAGATGTGTTTTGGTGTATTAGTGCAATGAGGTTGAAATCCCCTGCTGTGTTGTCCGAGGGCTCCTCTGCTCTGTCTCTGCAGGTGAGGGAGGCGGTTGGGGCCGGCGTGGCGGCAGCAGCGGTGATCATCGGAGTGCTGTCCGTCATCGGATACATCACATCCCGGAATCGGCAAGACAGGAACAAGCAGTGACTCCCCCCATCCCCCAAAACCCAGCCCccagctttacaatgcttccctatgctttcccagaccaTAGCTTCAATAAATAAAGAATTCTAATCAGTTCGAGTCTGAAATACTTTATTGATATTATTGCACAGATTATATACAGCAAGATACCTCCGCGGGGGGAGGGCAGGACACGTGATGGATCTGCCAGAGCAGTGAATGTTCCCTCTCTCTCCATCCTCTGACACACCAGGGACACCACACTGAGGTCCTTCCCCACTTCAGAAGAGAGATTTCAAATCGAGGGAAGCTGCAGGAAATCCTCGCGTTCCGATTCCCTAGATGAGCCGTCCCgttcaaacaatacaaaaaaattcaaaataaataaatcagactaACGCAATTCACCTGAACGTTTAAAAACCACTACCCAGGATCaggaaaaaaatatctatataatCACAGCAGCGAGGGTCGGAtttgtcaattacatttttttttttaaaacaaattaaaaaaaaactgtgtgtgtgtgtgtgtgtgtgtgtgtgcatgtgtgtgtgtgtgtgtgtgtgtgtgtgtctgtgtgtgtgtatgtgtgtgtgtgtgtgtgtcagtgtatgtacAGGGTCACTGACTTGGCTTCAGGGCTGCTCACGCTGTATTGAAGCTGACAGCAGCACTCTGAGTTTGGGGTCCTCTATCCAGCACTTGGCTTCCGAGCAAAAAACTGACGTTCCTGTGAAACGAAACACAAGGATCTAATGGagctgctgccccccccccccccccccccccgacgccTGTCCGAGACGCTCCGTGCAATAGGAAAGGATCCGGGAATGTGTGGGAATGTCTGTCTCTCCGTCTGTCCCTCCCGGCTCACTGGTTTGGATCCAGGATCGGGGGTTCAGTCTAGTTTGCGCGCCCCCAGTTTCAGAGGCCCCTTGGCTGCCCTGCGCTGGGCTCGCTTGGCTTCCAGCTCCTtcttcctctcctcctgcttcttCCTGGAGCGCTCCGCTCTGCTCTGCCCTGGAGGAGGAAAGTCAGGAGAGCACGCTGAGAGAGAATCACACGCACACCATGCACGGTTAGTTTACTAAATCAACTTTCTACTGTTGtacagatatgcatcacactgcgttattaataacaataataataataataataatactgacccTGATCTGCGTCCAAAGCCTCCCAGTTCTCGTCTCCCCCCCAGTCTCCTCCTGCATCCCCCCCCCACGAGTCCTCAGCCTtctgagagacacagacagagagacagagaaacaggcagggaggcagacagacagacaaatcaAAAATTGTACCAACAGACATTAAACCTACCACTCCCACTCCATTATCAACTTCCAGAGAGTGAagttgacctacagcacaggaagttagTTGTTGGGTCCTGACAAAAAAGCAACAGCTGCTTAAACTTTCACACAACTCTCTCCtcactcttctctctctcctcccctcccctctcctcaccgTGTTTGAGGTGCTGGCTCTCTGGGACACCCCTGTAAAAAGGTCCTCCTGCGCGCTTCCCCCCCCCGCGCTGTCCCAGTCGTACTCGCTGGCCAGCTTGGTTCCCCCGGGCGGGGGGGCTCGGGAGGGCGCCACCTCCTTCTCACTGGACCAGCTGTTGTCCCCGCCCCACCCAGAGCCGCTCCAATCAGAGCTCGGCTTCGTCGTCGAGGCTCCGCCCAACtgcttaaaaatagaaaaataatatttattaaaaagtttCCTGCTGtattttctctgtgctttacaatgcttccctgtgctttaccagacctctctatgctttacaatgcttccctatgctttattactctGTGCTGTGTGCTTACTCTGTGCAAAATAATGAAACACTCAATATGATTCAACACTTAGAAActtgtcactcacacacacacacacacacacactataaatacGAAATCATGTCTGCTCTTAATTAAAAACGAGCGAGGCAGGTAAAAGAGTGAAGTCCGGGTCACACAGGGCTTACCGCTTTGTCATTGGCCTTCTTGGCGACTGACGGGACCGTGGACCAATCAGAGGAGTTCCAGTCACATGGGTCCGTCTGCCCTTTCGACCGGTCAGGTtcctgttacaaaaataaaaaccagtcaAACAGATCAAACCTGACCCATTAGGGGACCCCTCGTGTGAACTGCGAAGCGTCTGGGGTCCCTCCCCCACCACCACAGGGAGGGGCTGTCACACAAAGAGACGAgagagaatgaaacacactctCAGCACAACCACAGGGAGACGCACACACGCCCCACACACTTAGAAACATGTTATAAAAGtcattgtgaaaaataaaatgttacattttttcgCAGATTAACTTTAACATTTTTGTACCCAAttacaaaactgtaaacaaaaaagacCCCCTGACCTCCAGACTGCCCCAGTCTTCCTCGTCCCAGCGGTCACTcgcaggctcctcctcctcctccgactcctcctccctgcctTCGTCCCACTGGTCAGCGAGAGCCGCAGGGGCGGGGCTAGGTGGGGAGGACGCTTTGCTGACCTCTGAACCTGAAAACGCACACGCAGGACGGATTGTTGAGACAAGTCAAGCATCACGGCCCAGGGATGGGGCtaacactcccattgcagagcagtgcgagagccagtccaggttttacctCGGCCTTTTAACCTGCTGCACGATACAGAGGGCTGTGCTTTCCCACTGCAGAGCACTATAATATTACTGTtgataattttattatattatattatactactcccactgcagagcagtctgatccagtccaggtttacaATAATACAGTTCGAACCCCCCTCCTCAATTCTCTGTACCTGCGTTGGTGTCGGGGTGCTCCGCGGGGTGGGCGCGGGTCTCTGCCGGTGTCGAGGCGCCCCCCTCCCCGCCCGGGGCGGTGCGGATCAGTttggaggtgagggaggagaccCCCGTCACTGCCCAGCCTGCCCAGCTCGCTGCAGCTCCACCGGGAGAGGAAGCAGAGGACAGGACGTCCTTCTCTgagagacaaaacacacacacacacattacaccaGAGACACACactagagagacacacacacacacaaataggagatatagacagacagacaacacagacagatagatagatatagacagacagagacacagatagatatagacagtCAGAGacacagatagatatagacagtCAGACAGGGCAGTCTGCACTCAAGAATCTCACGCCCCGGTTCTCTCAGTCTCTCCAGACCCCCGTTATCCACTCACCAATTTCTGCCTGTTTCGAGGGATCTTCGGACACCGTCTCCAGCTTACTGAGGAAACTCCTGATGGCTTTAAATgcctgaggagaggagaggagaggagagcacaCAGGGCAATACAACCATTACTATCAAAACtgaacgctgctctgctcgactcgctctcttctagtttcaataataacactgatgaagctctggagcccaaacgctgctctgctcgactcgctctcttctagtttcaataataacactgatgaagctctggagcccaaacgctgctctgctcgactcgctctcttctagtttcaataataacactgatgaagctctagagcccaaacgctgctctgctcgactcgctctcttctagtttcaataataacactgatgaagctctggagcccaaacgctgctctgctcgactcgctctcttctagtttcaataataacactgatgaagctctggagcccaaacgctgctctgctcgactcgctctcttctagtttcaataataacactgatgaagctctggagcccaaacgctgctctgctcgactcgctctcttctagtttcaataataacactgatgaagctctggagcccaaacgctgctctgctcgactcgctctcttctagtttcaataataacactgatgaagctctggagcccaggCGCTGCTCTGCCTGACTCACCTGGTCTCGGACGCTCCTGTCCGGGTCGATGGTCAGGGTGCTCAGGACAGGCAGGATGCGTCCGGCGCTCTCGCTCAGAGAGTAGTAGTGATGCGTGGCAGCGAAGCCCAGCACGCCGGCCGCCCGCGAGGCGCTGAACGGGTCTTTGGTGGCGCGGGCAAACGCTGAGGACAACACTCGCTGCCGAGTCTGGGGGGGAGACAGACGAATAGTTTGtactcttatttttaaaaaggacagagagagagacaaagagagagagagagagagagagagagagagagagagagagagagagagagagacagacacacacagcagtagGTGTAGTTACCCCTGCGTTGAGGTAGGGGGCGATCTTGCCCAGGCACACCGTGGTGTTGCAGCGGATTGGCCCCTGGTCATCCTTGGCTTGCAGGCGGGCGAAGTGCTTCATCAGCTCCACATTGAGGTTGTGCTCACTCAGCTTGGGGGCCAGCAGCAGCATGGactggggagaggaggagagaagagggggagaggagggggtgaggaggagaggagaagCAGACATTTctaagtcttatttccatccctgctctgcagtgcacacacacacagttgacaGTCGACCATTTACTACAATTCAAATGATTCATGGACaggaatgagactcccgctgcttTCACCAGGACTGTCTGTCTGCGTGTCTGTCTGCGTGTCcagctgtctctctgtgtctctgtcttcgAGGCTCCTCCTACCTTGACTGTCTGCTCCCGGATGGCCGGATTCGTGTCCAGGAAGCCGTGCACCACGTGGGGGAAGACCTGGGAGTTTACAGCTGACTCGTTCAGATACTGGATGAACTGCTCCATctgagagagagatgagagagactgAGAAACCAGAGCTGGGAACCAGacccctattgcacagcagatgTGATCctgtccaggtttcactgctaccagctcgATCGGCCCCTAGTGTGCCCCCCCCCTCACCTGCTGCAGCAGCCGAATCCTCATGGCTCGGTCCGGGGACGAGAACATCTTCACAATGACAGGAATGATCTTCTGCTGATACTCGTCTACGCTGAGAAACTTACCCACCtgcacaggagagagaggagaaagaggggaGACCCTGACACTgaagagacacagccctctgaaatacacagcactagaccctgacactgaagagacacagccctctgaaatacacagcactagaccctgacactgaagagacacagccctctgaaatacacagcactagaccctgacactgaagagacacagccctctgaaatgtctttataatatacagcactagaccctgatattgatgagatccagccctctgaaatgtcatTGAACCCGAGTCCGGGCGCTAGCTGCGTACCTTGAACAGAGGGGTGAGGATGACCGCGCCAGCGTTCCCGAATTCGAAGGCAGAGAGGAGCTGCGGCAGGACCTTGTGCCGGCAGAAATCCTCCGGGAACGAGTCAAGATCCTCGCTCAACTCCTGGAAGAACTTCTGCTTCTCCACTGGGTCCttgatctgagagagagagagagagagagagag
It contains:
- the LOC121310123 gene encoding phospholipase A and acyltransferase 3-like isoform X1, yielding MAPILWKDDDEPEPGDLIEIFRTGYKHWALYVGRGYIVHVAPPCELAQPSASSLMSVVCENAVIRKDLLWEVAGGDHYRVNNKLDSKYRPLPVNKIVREAERQVGREVPYSLATRNCEHFVTDLRYGCPESQQGSSALSLQVREAVGAGVAAAAVIIGVLSVIGYITSRNRQDRNKQ
- the LOC121310123 gene encoding phospholipase A and acyltransferase 3-like isoform X2, with translation MAPILWKDDDEPEPGDLIEIFRTGYKHWALYVGRGYIVHVAPPCELAQPSASSLMSVVCENAVIRKDLLWEVAGGDHYRVNNKLDSKYRPLPVNKIVREAERQVGREVPYSLATRNCEHFVTDLRYGCPESQQVREAVGAGVAAAAVIIGVLSVIGYITSRNRQDRNKQ